In a genomic window of Novosphingobium sp. KA1:
- a CDS encoding conjugal transfer protein TraG N-terminal domain-containing protein: protein MGHNCRRAAPLLAAAHLLTPAPAMAIDASFHTYDGFAETVDAFRLVSMIFGDPRYETLVLIVATVGIALGAVIASIRGSGMGLVAFGFQILFGVGVFVGLIASTGTVHVYDRVRNAYQAVGGVPNLLVLVAGASNMMERALVETIDDNTLDPSAKLEFGAGGHSFDLFLNAVSPRGPMTDTFLDATIKDYVRQCYPVARVSAAYGIDDDQLLRTSTDLPASFAAMAGPATFSTIYTEGNKGGSTVSCTEAWDHIADRLSDPGLFEPYSKQVCAQTGYDTSDAQQLNRCREQIGDLGQMMLDRPLTAQALFTHTLLAQSVGDVLFEDSPAGAGRALANRAVTSNGLATMSVANEWMPTIRATVFGIMLFMIPIALLFVLTPINLRVASFALGMFVFVALWGVIDAGIYQLTLGRAIASLAELRSKNLAANAWLLAPSAAMKALAIFGTFRTAAAGLAGAFVFTVFRFSGNVFSAFTSGSLGIAGQGTAAASPMATAEGQASALEAQASALGTGSRRAASSSFGDFGERASFQTNRAFGEAGHVLGESPGARGSTAFALGGIEGAQQLGSLAPALAGKDLSDPATARAVEANAATGAIHQFAEKDTLRSIGTGYFGVGQTGEKTFAAFSQNLIQWRAFGDQRAYGMMMQTATRHFERAGYSPNDAQLKATGVIAEAQTDPTFAKLIANAYDQQQLLANDLTNAQIQVGAMQGRRDHAGKRVAQTERGNVATEQDWRTGSNHGQRQAAGQLGLGVAETARRVGFINALSGEARSTAITQLAHSTGRSEAQVLRALESYNAAVQVGTADGAGAEAAREGSSVYGRTRETAQYDFAERAGKLDAQREVGLDGTRSSARIGEQRREADNEGFAQGAYAAGASVREAARLDSFINTLSQTVGNREDMDEGGAAGIGDRARNRRLTSIVDNERLTRMQGLLAANGIRLTKRQIAMEQNGDFSMNLSPKTAAAFWKAGLINESQLGAIANGGTARLSLADNDMLVSSATGFAQSARSDTSTRFEAGKQAGPDTIEHFMGGGPEGKEMLANWLRGGFEMDRKGEWRLKPQVADTLQRDLQAVMAQTGWQRSLTRSADKRTTISNSWGVGIGGSASSHEASSGPAVREERGQKRSQSSTGRSSLQLGVDGRESNGTGIAASGTIDIVNYDVRSAIANAEQAAARRQNPEQAFSQALSDGMLGRGGLRNEYLGEAASGHSVYDPTSLFGSLEQYSVLQTGRLSTDLDHGVGDDDPKYRRRKD, encoded by the coding sequence ATGGGACACAATTGCCGCCGCGCCGCCCCTCTCCTTGCCGCCGCCCACCTCCTGACACCTGCGCCGGCCATGGCCATCGACGCGAGCTTCCACACGTACGATGGCTTTGCCGAGACGGTGGATGCTTTCCGCCTCGTTTCGATGATCTTTGGCGATCCCCGTTACGAAACGCTGGTGCTCATCGTTGCAACGGTCGGGATTGCACTCGGAGCCGTCATCGCCAGCATCCGCGGCTCGGGCATGGGCCTTGTGGCTTTCGGATTCCAGATCCTTTTCGGGGTCGGGGTGTTCGTCGGCCTGATCGCCTCGACCGGAACGGTCCATGTCTACGACCGTGTCCGCAATGCCTACCAGGCGGTGGGCGGCGTTCCCAACCTGCTCGTCCTCGTCGCCGGGGCCAGCAACATGATGGAGCGCGCACTTGTCGAAACGATCGACGACAACACGCTTGATCCGAGTGCCAAGCTGGAATTCGGGGCCGGCGGCCACAGCTTTGACCTCTTCCTCAACGCCGTGAGCCCGCGCGGCCCGATGACCGACACCTTCCTCGATGCGACGATCAAGGACTACGTGCGCCAATGCTACCCGGTAGCGCGCGTGTCGGCCGCCTACGGTATCGACGATGATCAGCTGCTGCGCACCAGCACCGACCTGCCCGCCTCCTTTGCGGCCATGGCCGGCCCGGCTACCTTCTCGACGATCTATACCGAGGGCAACAAGGGCGGCAGCACGGTCAGCTGCACCGAGGCCTGGGATCATATCGCCGACCGTCTGTCCGATCCGGGGCTCTTCGAGCCCTACAGCAAACAGGTCTGTGCGCAGACCGGCTACGACACAAGTGATGCCCAACAGCTCAATCGATGCAGGGAGCAAATCGGCGACCTCGGCCAGATGATGCTGGACCGCCCGCTGACCGCCCAGGCCCTCTTCACGCACACGCTTCTGGCCCAGAGCGTCGGGGACGTTCTTTTCGAGGATTCTCCTGCCGGCGCCGGCAGGGCGCTGGCCAACCGGGCAGTGACCTCGAATGGCCTTGCCACCATGTCGGTCGCCAACGAATGGATGCCGACGATCCGCGCGACGGTCTTCGGGATCATGCTTTTCATGATACCGATCGCGCTCCTATTCGTTCTCACGCCGATCAATCTCAGGGTCGCAAGCTTTGCGCTGGGCATGTTCGTTTTCGTGGCGCTCTGGGGTGTGATCGATGCCGGAATTTACCAGCTCACGCTTGGCCGCGCGATCGCGAGCCTAGCGGAGCTGAGATCGAAGAACCTTGCCGCCAATGCCTGGCTGCTGGCGCCGTCCGCCGCCATGAAGGCGCTCGCCATCTTCGGCACGTTCCGCACCGCTGCCGCCGGTCTTGCGGGTGCCTTCGTCTTCACGGTCTTCCGCTTCAGCGGAAACGTGTTCTCCGCGTTCACCTCGGGATCGCTTGGCATTGCCGGGCAAGGAACAGCAGCGGCCTCGCCAATGGCGACGGCGGAAGGCCAGGCCTCGGCGCTCGAAGCACAAGCGTCGGCGCTGGGGACAGGCTCCCGCCGCGCAGCCTCCTCTAGCTTCGGCGACTTCGGCGAGCGCGCTTCCTTCCAGACCAATCGGGCGTTCGGCGAAGCAGGCCATGTCCTCGGTGAAAGCCCGGGCGCACGCGGGTCAACCGCTTTCGCGCTCGGCGGGATCGAAGGGGCCCAGCAACTCGGCAGCCTCGCCCCGGCCCTTGCAGGTAAGGACCTTTCCGATCCGGCAACGGCACGGGCCGTTGAAGCCAACGCCGCCACCGGCGCCATCCACCAATTCGCCGAGAAGGACACGCTGCGTTCCATCGGAACCGGCTACTTCGGCGTTGGCCAAACAGGAGAGAAGACCTTCGCCGCCTTCTCTCAGAACCTCATTCAGTGGCGGGCGTTTGGTGACCAGCGCGCTTACGGCATGATGATGCAGACGGCGACGCGCCACTTCGAACGCGCGGGCTACTCGCCAAACGACGCGCAGCTTAAAGCCACCGGCGTCATCGCCGAGGCGCAGACCGATCCGACGTTCGCCAAGCTCATCGCCAATGCCTATGATCAGCAGCAGCTCCTCGCGAACGATCTGACCAATGCCCAAATCCAGGTCGGCGCCATGCAGGGCCGCCGCGACCACGCTGGAAAACGCGTGGCCCAAACAGAGCGCGGCAATGTCGCGACCGAGCAGGACTGGCGCACGGGATCGAACCACGGACAGCGGCAGGCAGCGGGCCAGCTGGGCCTCGGCGTGGCCGAAACGGCTCGCCGCGTAGGCTTTATCAATGCCCTGTCCGGCGAGGCACGCAGCACGGCGATCACTCAACTCGCGCACTCGACGGGGCGCAGCGAAGCACAAGTCCTCCGCGCGCTCGAGAGCTACAACGCGGCTGTCCAGGTCGGCACGGCGGATGGCGCCGGTGCTGAAGCCGCTCGCGAGGGAAGCAGCGTCTATGGACGCACGCGCGAGACAGCCCAATATGATTTTGCCGAGCGCGCCGGCAAGCTCGATGCTCAGCGCGAGGTCGGTCTCGACGGCACCCGCAGCTCGGCGCGGATCGGCGAGCAGCGACGCGAAGCCGATAACGAAGGCTTCGCGCAAGGCGCTTATGCCGCAGGCGCATCGGTGCGCGAGGCGGCACGGCTCGACAGCTTCATCAACACGCTCAGCCAAACCGTCGGCAACCGTGAGGACATGGACGAAGGCGGCGCGGCCGGCATCGGCGATCGTGCTCGTAACCGGCGCCTCACTTCGATCGTCGACAATGAGCGCCTTACCCGCATGCAAGGATTGCTGGCGGCCAACGGCATTCGGCTCACCAAGCGTCAGATCGCGATGGAGCAGAACGGCGATTTCAGCATGAACCTGTCACCGAAAACCGCCGCCGCGTTCTGGAAGGCCGGTCTCATCAATGAGAGCCAGCTTGGCGCCATTGCCAATGGCGGTACCGCGCGCCTCAGCCTCGCCGATAACGACATGCTGGTATCCAGCGCCACCGGCTTCGCCCAATCGGCCCGATCGGACACCAGCACCCGCTTCGAAGCGGGCAAGCAGGCCGGCCCCGACACGATCGAGCATTTCATGGGCGGCGGCCCGGAAGGCAAGGAGATGCTCGCCAACTGGCTCAGAGGCGGCTTCGAAATGGACCGCAAGGGTGAGTGGCGTCTCAAGCCCCAAGTCGCGGACACCCTGCAACGCGATCTCCAGGCAGTGATGGCTCAGACCGGCTGGCAACGAAGTCTCACGCGCAGCGCAGATAAAAGGACGACCATCAGCAACTCATGGGGCGTGGGGATCGGCGGCAGTGCCTCAAGCCACGAAGCAAGCAGCGGCCCAGCGGTTCGTGAAGAGAGAGGGCAGAAACGAAGCCAATCTTCAACCGGCCGTTCCAGTCTGCAACTCGGCGTCGATGGCCGTGAGAGCAATGGGACAGGGATCGCCGCGTCGGGAACCATCGACATCGTGAATTATGATGTTCGCTCGGCGATCGCCAACGCAGAACAGGCAGCAGCGCGTAGACAAAACCCCGAACAAGCCTTCAGTCAGGCGCTCTCCGACGGCATGTTGGGTAGAGGTGGGCTCCGGAACGAATACCTCGGCGAGGCCGCTTCTGGCCATTCTGTCTACGATCCGACTTCGCTTTTTGGCTCGCTTGAACAGTACTCTGTCTTGCAGACTGGACGGCTTTCGACCGATTTAGACCATGGCGTCGGTGACGACGATCCGAAATACCGCCGGCGCAAGGATTAA